CCTTGACCAGCAGATCGTCACGGATGAACGACGGTTTGGACGCGGCCGCGGCAAACCGCTCCAGCTCGGCCAGGCCCTCGTCGGTGACGTGGAAGAGCCGTTTGTTGGGCCGGGTCTCCTGGACCACCTGGCGGCCGGCGATCAGGCCCTGCGCCTCCAGCTTGGCCAGCTCCGTATAGAGCTGCTGCGGCAGCGCGTGCCAGAAGTTGGCGACGCCGGCATCGAAGGCCTTGGCCAGTTGGTAGCCGCTGTACTCGCCGTCCAGCAGTGCCGCCAGCACCGCGTGCTTGAGAGCCATGTCGGGCCGCTACCCCTTCCCATACTCAAGAATATGACTAATCATAGTCGCGACTATGAGGCACCGGGGCGGCCGGGTCGTGTGCCCGGCCGGGGCGAGGAGGACGAGCGATGGGGACGACGGCGAACCGCTTCAAGGCGGCGGTGGAGGCAGCGGATCTCGACGGGGTGGAGGAGCTGTTCACCGAGGACGTGCGCCTGTACAGCCCGGTGAAGTTCACGCCCTTCGAGGGGCGGCCGATGGTGCTCGGGCTCTTCGGGGTGCTGCTGCGTACGTTCCAGGACTTCCGTTACGTCGGCGAGCTCGACGGCAGCGCCCAGACGGCGGCGGGGCCGGACGGCGGCTCCGCTGACTCGACGGTCCTGGTCTTCCGGGCCACCGTGAACGGCAAGCAGATCCACGGCATCGATCTGCTGCAGTTCGACGAGGCGGGCCGGATCAAGGAGTTCACGGTGATGGTGCGGCCGCAGTCCGCGGTGCAGGCGCTGGGCGAGGCGGTGCTGGCCGGGCTGGTCGAGGACGGTTTGGTGCCCCAGCCGTAGGCCGGCTCGTGCCTGGGCGCGGCGTTGGCCGACGACGGTGTGCACCATGTGCCGGCCGAGTTCCGGGAGCGGTGCGCCGAACAGCGCGTCGGCCGCCGGGCCGAAGTCGGCCACGGCGGCGAAGAGCTGCTCCTTGCTGCCGAACCGCTTGACGATCAGTGAGGCGCTCACCCCCGCGTCGGCCGCGATACCGCGCAGCGTGACCTCGGCGTACGGACGCAGGGCGAAGGCCCGCCGGGCGGCGCGCAGGATGCCGGTCCGGGGGCCCCGCAGCAGGTCTGTCGTCTAGACCCGCCCCGCCCGGTCCGCCTGCTCGACCGAGATCGCCGCGGCCGGGCAGATGGCCACCGCCTCATGGACGGCGTCGTGGAGCCCGGCCGGCGGTTCGGCATCGAGGAGGACGACGATGCCGTCCTCCTCGCGCTGGTCGAACACCTCCGGCGCGGACAGCACACAGCTTCCGGCGCCGCAGCACTTCTCCTGGTCAATGTGTACGCGCATGGTTCTCCCCACGATGGGCCGCCGGGCTGCTGAGGGCCGCGGGCGGACGGGCTGGACGGGATGGACGAGACGAACGAGATGGACGGGCCGGACGAGAGGAGCGGGCCGGACGAGAGGGGCGGGCCGGGCTCACCACGCGACCGGCAGGGCGTGGACCCCGTAGATCCCCATGTCGTGACGGAACCGGATGTCCTCGAAGGGGACGGCGAGCCGCAGGTCCGGCAGGCGGCGCAGCAGCGTTTCGACGGCGATCTGCAGTTCCACCCGGGCGAGCGGCTGGCCCAGGCACTGGTGGACGCCGAAGCCGAAGGCGATATGACGCCGGGCATCGCGTCCGACGTCGAGTGCGTCGCCCCCCGGGAAGACGTCGTCGTCACGGTTGGCGGAGTTGAGGGTGCACAGCACGCCCTCGCCGGCCCGGATGGTGCGGCCGCCGAGCGTGACGTCCTCGGTGGCGACCCGCGGGAGACCGTTGTGGACGATCGTCAGATAGCGCAGCAGCTCCTCGACGGCCCCCTTGATCAGCGAGGGGTCCGCGCGCAGCCGCTTCAGCTGGCCGGGGTTGCGCAGCAGGGCGAGG
This portion of the Streptomyces sp. 2114.4 genome encodes:
- a CDS encoding PadR family transcriptional regulator, which translates into the protein MALKHAVLAALLDGEYSGYQLAKAFDAGVANFWHALPQQLYTELAKLEAQGLIAGRQVVQETRPNKRLFHVTDEGLAELERFAAAASKPSFIRDDLLVKVQAVDRIDAAPVIEQLAERARLAAAKAEIFDQLLTRLRGGRDEAEFLAGGDRIGPYLTCLRGLGFERETHAWCERIAGVLRERSEARPRP
- a CDS encoding nuclear transport factor 2 family protein, encoding MGTTANRFKAAVEAADLDGVEELFTEDVRLYSPVKFTPFEGRPMVLGLFGVLLRTFQDFRYVGELDGSAQTAAGPDGGSADSTVLVFRATVNGKQIHGIDLLQFDEAGRIKEFTVMVRPQSAVQALGEAVLAGLVEDGLVPQP
- a CDS encoding ferredoxin; this encodes MRVHIDQEKCCGAGSCVLSAPEVFDQREEDGIVVLLDAEPPAGLHDAVHEAVAICPAAAISVEQADRAGRV